Proteins encoded within one genomic window of Triticum aestivum cultivar Chinese Spring chromosome 2D, IWGSC CS RefSeq v2.1, whole genome shotgun sequence:
- the LOC123054051 gene encoding B-box zinc finger protein 20 isoform X2 gives MKVQCDVCEAEAASVFCCADEAALCDACDRRVHRANKLAGKHRRLSLLHPSPASSSSPSPKPPLCDICQEKRGLLFCKEDRAILCRECDVQVHTASELTRRHGRFLLTGVRVSSAPAESPAPSGQEEEGNSTSPCIADSCSGDASGTASASASASDGSSISEYLTKTLPGWHVEDFLLDDAAVAVSSNKPYQQGGGLARIGGPQEGEGYPAWAGQEQLIGGVVVAAGERASRELWVPQMHAGAAWAGSKRPRPSSLGSSFYW, from the exons ATGAAGGTGCAGTGCGACGTGTGCGAGGCCGAGGCGGCCTCCGTCTTCTGCTGCGCCGACGAGGCCGCGCTGTGCGACGCCTGCGACCGCCGCGTCCACCGCGCCAACAAGCTCGCCGGCAAGCACCGCCGCCTGTCCCTCCTCCACccatcgccggcctcctcctcgtcgccttcgcCGAAGCCGCCTCTCTGCGACATCTGCCAG GAGAAGAGGGGGCTCCTGTTCTGCAAGGAGGACAGGGCGATCCTGTGCCGGGAGTGCGACGTCCAGGTGCACACGGCCAGCGAGCTGACGAGGCGGCACGGCCGGTTCCTGCTCACCGGCGTGCGCGTCTCGTCGGCGCCGGCGGAGTCCCCCGCGCCGTCGGGTCAGGAGGAGGAGGGGAACAGCACCAGCCCCTGCATCGCCGACTCCTGCAGCGGCGACGCCAGTGGCACGGCGAGCGCCAGCGCGAGCGCGAGCGACGGCAGCAGCATCTCCGAGTACCTGACGAAGACGCTGCCCGGGTGGCACGTCGAGGACTTCCTCCTggacgacgccgccgtcgccgtctccTCGAACAAGCCGTATCAG CAGGGAGGAGGGCTGGCTAGGATCGGTGGGCCGCAAGAAGGTGAAGGTTACCCGGCGTGGGCTGGCCAAGAGCAGCTGATCGGTGGCGTCGTTGTCGCTGCGGGTGAGCGGGCCAGCCGCGAGCTGTGGGTACCGCAGATGCACGCGGGGGCGGCGTGGGCCGGCAGCAAGCGACCTCGGCCGTCGTCTCTCGGCTCCTCCTTCTACTGGTGA
- the LOC123054051 gene encoding B-box zinc finger protein 20 isoform X3, translating to MKVQCDVCEAEAASVFCCADEAALCDACDRRVHRANKLAGKHRRLSLLHPSPASSSSPSPKPPLCDICQEKRGLLFCKEDRAILCRECDVQVHTASELTRRHGRFLLTGVRVSSAPAESPAPSGQEEEGNSTSPCIADSCSGDASGTASASASASDGSSISEYLTKTLPGWHVEDFLLDDAAVAVSSNKPYQGGGLARIGGPQEGEGYPAWAGQEQLIGGVVVAAGERASRELWVPQMHAGAAWAGSKRPRPSSLGSSFYW from the exons ATGAAGGTGCAGTGCGACGTGTGCGAGGCCGAGGCGGCCTCCGTCTTCTGCTGCGCCGACGAGGCCGCGCTGTGCGACGCCTGCGACCGCCGCGTCCACCGCGCCAACAAGCTCGCCGGCAAGCACCGCCGCCTGTCCCTCCTCCACccatcgccggcctcctcctcgtcgccttcgcCGAAGCCGCCTCTCTGCGACATCTGCCAG GAGAAGAGGGGGCTCCTGTTCTGCAAGGAGGACAGGGCGATCCTGTGCCGGGAGTGCGACGTCCAGGTGCACACGGCCAGCGAGCTGACGAGGCGGCACGGCCGGTTCCTGCTCACCGGCGTGCGCGTCTCGTCGGCGCCGGCGGAGTCCCCCGCGCCGTCGGGTCAGGAGGAGGAGGGGAACAGCACCAGCCCCTGCATCGCCGACTCCTGCAGCGGCGACGCCAGTGGCACGGCGAGCGCCAGCGCGAGCGCGAGCGACGGCAGCAGCATCTCCGAGTACCTGACGAAGACGCTGCCCGGGTGGCACGTCGAGGACTTCCTCCTggacgacgccgccgtcgccgtctccTCGAACAAGCCGTATCAG GGAGGAGGGCTGGCTAGGATCGGTGGGCCGCAAGAAGGTGAAGGTTACCCGGCGTGGGCTGGCCAAGAGCAGCTGATCGGTGGCGTCGTTGTCGCTGCGGGTGAGCGGGCCAGCCGCGAGCTGTGGGTACCGCAGATGCACGCGGGGGCGGCGTGGGCCGGCAGCAAGCGACCTCGGCCGTCGTCTCTCGGCTCCTCCTTCTACTGGTGA
- the LOC123054051 gene encoding B-box zinc finger protein 20 isoform X1, producing MKVQCDVCEAEAASVFCCADEAALCDACDRRVHRANKLAGKHRRLSLLHPSPASSSSPSPKPPLCDICQVGYSTNQERFQICVPFVLLRRELMLCRCGLQEKRGLLFCKEDRAILCRECDVQVHTASELTRRHGRFLLTGVRVSSAPAESPAPSGQEEEGNSTSPCIADSCSGDASGTASASASASDGSSISEYLTKTLPGWHVEDFLLDDAAVAVSSNKPYQGGGLARIGGPQEGEGYPAWAGQEQLIGGVVVAAGERASRELWVPQMHAGAAWAGSKRPRPSSLGSSFYW from the exons ATGAAGGTGCAGTGCGACGTGTGCGAGGCCGAGGCGGCCTCCGTCTTCTGCTGCGCCGACGAGGCCGCGCTGTGCGACGCCTGCGACCGCCGCGTCCACCGCGCCAACAAGCTCGCCGGCAAGCACCGCCGCCTGTCCCTCCTCCACccatcgccggcctcctcctcgtcgccttcgcCGAAGCCGCCTCTCTGCGACATCTGCCAGGTGGGATATAGTACAAATCAAGAACGTTTTCAGATATGTGTGCCATTTGTGTTGCTACGGCGAGAGCTGATGTTATGTCGTTGTGGGCTGCAGGAGAAGAGGGGGCTCCTGTTCTGCAAGGAGGACAGGGCGATCCTGTGCCGGGAGTGCGACGTCCAGGTGCACACGGCCAGCGAGCTGACGAGGCGGCACGGCCGGTTCCTGCTCACCGGCGTGCGCGTCTCGTCGGCGCCGGCGGAGTCCCCCGCGCCGTCGGGTCAGGAGGAGGAGGGGAACAGCACCAGCCCCTGCATCGCCGACTCCTGCAGCGGCGACGCCAGTGGCACGGCGAGCGCCAGCGCGAGCGCGAGCGACGGCAGCAGCATCTCCGAGTACCTGACGAAGACGCTGCCCGGGTGGCACGTCGAGGACTTCCTCCTggacgacgccgccgtcgccgtctccTCGAACAAGCCGTATCAG GGAGGAGGGCTGGCTAGGATCGGTGGGCCGCAAGAAGGTGAAGGTTACCCGGCGTGGGCTGGCCAAGAGCAGCTGATCGGTGGCGTCGTTGTCGCTGCGGGTGAGCGGGCCAGCCGCGAGCTGTGGGTACCGCAGATGCACGCGGGGGCGGCGTGGGCCGGCAGCAAGCGACCTCGGCCGTCGTCTCTCGGCTCCTCCTTCTACTGGTGA